Part of the Crossiella cryophila genome, ACTACCGGGCCGAACTGCGGCTGGCCCAGGGTCGCCTGGACGACGCCGCGGTGGAGGCCGAGGCCGGGGTGTTCGTGGCCGAGCAGCTGCGCGCCCAGCCCCTGGCCGTGCCGCTGCTGGCCATGCTCGGGCTGATCTCGGTGTACCGGGACGACATGACCATGGCGCGCAGCTACCTCAAACAGGCCGACGGCCTGGTGGACGAGGGCGTCAGCGTGGTGCCGGAGGACCTGGCCTGGGCGGCGGCCTGCTTCCAGGACGCGGCCGGGCACCAGGAGGCCGCGCTGGAGATCCTGGACGAGCTGAGCGAGGCGCTGCCGGAACGACTGCTGCTGTTCACCCGGCACCCGGCCGCCGGCGCGCGACTCATCCGGATGGCCCAGCAGACCGGTGATCACGCCCGCGCCGAACTGGTGGTGCGGGCCACCAGGAAACTGGCCGAGCGCAACCCGGAGGTGGCCTCGGCCGCCGGTGCCGCCGCACACGCCGAAGGGGTGCTGCGCAACGACATCGGCCTGCTGCGGGCGGCCGTCGGCGCCTACCGGGCGACCGGGCGGCAGCTCTCCCTGGCCGAGGGCCTGGAGGACCTGGCGCACGCCGAGGACGCGGCCGGGCACCGGGCCACCGCGGTCGGGCTCATGCAGGAGGCCGCGCAGTACTTCACCGCCTGCGGCGCCAAACGCGATCTGGCCAGGGTGCAGAAAGCCCTGCGGCGACTGGGTGTCCGGCGCCGGATCGCGGCGAAACCGGTCAAGGGCGGATCCGGCTGGAACAGTCTCACCCAGTCGGAGCTACGGGTGGTCCGGTTGGTGGCCGAGGGTTTCACCAACCGTGAGGTCGCGGGCAAGCTGTTCCTCTCACCGCACACAGTGGACAGTCACCTGCGGCACAGCTTCGCCAAGCTGGGCGTGACCAGCCGGGTCGAGCTGACCCGCAAGGCGATGTCGCACGACGAGTCCCGCTAGTCCATTGTGGACTGTGGGTCGCCACGGCAGGATCACGCGAACACGTGATGCTGCCGTGGCGGCCGCCGAGCACTCTGGGGTCGGTAAGTAGTGGTGTGACTCAGGGAGATTCGCCTTATGAGCAACGCTGTCGGACCGAACTTCCTCACGCTCCAGGTTCGCGACCTTGAGCGCTCCAAGCGTTTCTACACCGAGCTGGTCGGCTTCACCCCCACCGAGTCCAAGGTGCCCACCGCGGTCGTGCTGGACACCGCGCCGATCAAGCTGGCGTTGCGGCAGAGCGCCATCGACCTGGACGCGGTCAGCGAACTCGGCTGGGGCGTGGTGCTCTGGATCAAGGCAGAGGACCCGGACAAACTGGCCAAGGAGCTGGCGGCGGAGGGCGTGACCATCACCAAGCCCCCGTGTGACGGCTTCTGCGGCCGCGAGTTCCAGTTCAAGGACCCCGACGGCTACGAGCTGACGATCTACGAAGGCTGATCCCCCCAGAAGGCCGAACGATCGCAGCCTGTCCGCCGACCCGCCGCCGCGCGCTCACCCGCAACGCGGCGGGTCGGCCCCCCTTTCGTCGAGTTGGGTCCTGCCGGGAGACAACACACATGAGCGAGAGAAACGGCACCACGAGCTTCGACTTCAGACCTCTGGCCCGCATGCCGCTGCACGCCCGGCTCCAGCTCCTGCTGGATCGCGGCCTGGGCGTGGGCAACTTCCTCGACCGCGCCCGCCGGGTCAGCCCGGCGCCCGACCAGCCCTTCCTGCTCGCCCAGCGACGCACCGGGCACGGGATGTCGTTGCAGCGGTTGAGCCTCAACGACCTGACCACCATCCGCAACGCCTACGCCGCCTGGTACCACCACGCCGGCGTGCGCAAGGGCGACCCGGTCGGCGTGCAGCTGGGCGAGGGCGTGGACTCCTTCCTGCACTTCCTCGCGGTCTCCTCGCTGGGCGCGATCCCGGCGCTGGTCAACGGCCGGATGGACCCGGCGATCGCCTCGGCCTACCTGGGCCGGATCGGCGCGGTCGGCGTGGTGGCCGACGAGGAACGCCTGGACGCGCTGAAGAACTGCGGCGAACTGCCAGCCGCCCTGCGCTTCGCGGTGGACTCCGCGGACCTGCCGACCAGTGGCGCCACCTCGCTGCCGGGGGTTTTCCCCTACCCACACGGCGATGACGACCCGGTGATGCTGTGCCACACCTCCGGCACCACCGGCCCGCCCAAGTCCGCGATCTTCGCGCACCGCCAGTTCTTCCTCGGCAAGCGGCACCGGCTGTGGAGCTTCCCGCAGGCGGAGAAGAACCGGATGCTCTCCGCGCTGCCGCAGTCGCACTCGGCGGGTATCAGCTACCTGATGACCGCCACCCTGCTCGGCCTGCCCACACTGGTGATGGCCGATTCCAGCGGGGAGGCCGTGCACGAGGCGATGAAGCTGTTCCGACCGTCCATTGTGGTCGCGTTCCCGCAGACCTACGCCGAACTGGCCCAGCTGGACATCGATCGCCAGGCGGGCAGCCAGGTGCACACCTGGATCAACACCGGTGACTCCGCGCACGAGGCGCACATCAAGGCGCTGATCCGGCACGGCAGGCGACCGGCCCGCGGCGGCGACAAACCCGGCTCCCGGTTCATCGACGGCCTGGGCTCCTCCGAGATGGGGATGGCCTTGTTCCGCAAGGTGAGCGAGCCGGAGAGCACCGACTACGACCGCTGCGTGGGCACCCCGGTCAGCGTGGTGGAGAAGGCCACCGTGCTCGACGAGGACGGCCGCCAGCTCGGTCCGGGCCGGGTCGGACGGCTCGGCGTGCGCACCCCCACCAGGACCCCCGGGTACTGGAACAACTCCGAGCTGACCACCAAGTCCTCGCTGTCGGGCTACTGGCTCACCGGCGACGTGGTCTACAAGGACCGCAAGG contains:
- a CDS encoding VOC family protein, producing the protein MSNAVGPNFLTLQVRDLERSKRFYTELVGFTPTESKVPTAVVLDTAPIKLALRQSAIDLDAVSELGWGVVLWIKAEDPDKLAKELAAEGVTITKPPCDGFCGREFQFKDPDGYELTIYEG
- a CDS encoding class I adenylate-forming enzyme family protein; the encoded protein is MSERNGTTSFDFRPLARMPLHARLQLLLDRGLGVGNFLDRARRVSPAPDQPFLLAQRRTGHGMSLQRLSLNDLTTIRNAYAAWYHHAGVRKGDPVGVQLGEGVDSFLHFLAVSSLGAIPALVNGRMDPAIASAYLGRIGAVGVVADEERLDALKNCGELPAALRFAVDSADLPTSGATSLPGVFPYPHGDDDPVMLCHTSGTTGPPKSAIFAHRQFFLGKRHRLWSFPQAEKNRMLSALPQSHSAGISYLMTATLLGLPTLVMADSSGEAVHEAMKLFRPSIVVAFPQTYAELAQLDIDRQAGSQVHTWINTGDSAHEAHIKALIRHGRRPARGGDKPGSRFIDGLGSSEMGMALFRKVSEPESTDYDRCVGTPVSVVEKATVLDEDGRQLGPGRVGRLGVRTPTRTPGYWNNSELTTKSSLSGYWLTGDVVYKDRKGRFFHLDRVPDVIHTTTGPVYSLPLEEAILLGCEQIADCAVVAVDAPAPGRGHVPFAAIKLKPGAAEPADLLAAVNTALTARGLSTVHGAVLATEPADFPTGATGKVLKRQLRERFATVLSSQPS